A single window of Actinoallomurus bryophytorum DNA harbors:
- a CDS encoding DUF488 family protein — MGPVRTFGHGTASEEEIVGLLRDGGVELVVDVRTAPGSRRNPHVSRASLENWLPSRGFAYRWDKRLGGFRRPQPDSPDVFWRQEMFRGYAAHMRTSSFAEAIDELLAFAGEQTVMCSESVWWRCHRRMIADFLVLVRKLPVEHLMHDGRPVRHEPTPGARLRDDGLLVYDAGQEPLL; from the coding sequence ATGGGCCCGGTCCGGACGTTCGGCCACGGTACGGCGTCAGAGGAGGAGATCGTCGGCCTGCTGCGGGACGGCGGGGTGGAGCTGGTGGTCGACGTGCGTACGGCGCCGGGCAGCCGCCGCAACCCGCACGTGTCGCGGGCGTCGCTGGAAAACTGGCTGCCGTCGCGTGGGTTCGCCTATCGCTGGGACAAGCGCCTCGGCGGGTTCCGGCGACCGCAGCCGGACTCGCCGGACGTCTTCTGGCGGCAGGAGATGTTCCGTGGTTACGCCGCTCACATGCGTACCTCCTCGTTCGCCGAGGCGATCGACGAACTGCTCGCCTTCGCCGGTGAGCAGACGGTGATGTGCAGCGAGTCGGTCTGGTGGCGATGCCATCGCCGGATGATCGCGGACTTCCTCGTCCTCGTCCGCAAGCTCCCGGTCGAACATCTGATGCACGACGGGCGCCCGGTACGCCATGAGCCGACACCAGGCGCGCGGCTGCGCGATGACGGGTTGCTCGTGTACGACGCCGGCCAGGAGCCACTGCTGTGA
- a CDS encoding TetR/AcrR family transcriptional regulator, with the protein MDDVSEPPRSRRKRMTGKERREQLLDIGRTLFAERGFDGTSIEEIATVAGVSKPVVYEHFGGKEGLYAVVVDREMEHLLETVTKSLVGGHPRQKIERAALALLEYIEDSSQGFRILVRDSHAASATGTFASLLSDIAGQVEHLLGDEFRDKGFDPKSAPLYAQALIGMVALTGTYWLDVRKPKREEVAAHLVNLAWNGLSGLEPKPYLTTDYKARQKDLKAKAKEAAKEAKETARAARRSGIEPEPV; encoded by the coding sequence ATTGATGATGTGAGTGAACCCCCCCGGTCCCGTCGCAAGCGCATGACCGGCAAAGAACGACGGGAGCAACTACTCGACATCGGCCGGACCCTGTTCGCCGAACGTGGCTTCGACGGCACCTCCATCGAGGAGATCGCCACCGTGGCCGGGGTCTCCAAGCCCGTGGTGTACGAACACTTCGGGGGCAAGGAGGGCCTGTACGCGGTCGTGGTCGACCGCGAGATGGAACACCTGCTGGAGACCGTGACGAAGTCGCTGGTCGGCGGGCATCCCCGGCAGAAGATCGAACGCGCGGCCCTGGCCCTGCTGGAGTACATCGAGGACAGCAGCCAGGGATTCCGCATCCTCGTACGTGACTCCCACGCCGCCTCGGCGACCGGCACGTTCGCCAGCCTGCTGAGCGACATCGCCGGCCAGGTCGAGCACCTTCTCGGCGATGAGTTCCGCGACAAGGGTTTCGACCCCAAGAGCGCCCCGCTGTACGCCCAGGCCCTCATCGGCATGGTCGCCCTGACCGGCACGTACTGGCTGGACGTCCGCAAGCCCAAGCGCGAGGAGGTCGCCGCACATCTGGTGAACCTCGCGTGGAACGGCCTGTCCGGGCTGGAGCCGAAGCCGTACCTCACCACCGATTACAAGGCCCGCCAGAAGGACCTCAAGGCCAAGGCCAAGGAGGCGGCGAAAGAGGCCAAGGAGACGGCCCGCGCCGCCCGCCGATCGGGGATCGAACCCGAACCCGTCTGA
- a CDS encoding 50S ribosomal protein L25/general stress protein Ctc, with protein MSEVSIAAEPRTEFGKGPARRTRRAGRVPAVLYGHGTDPRHISLPGHELMLALKSANVLLRLQGLDGGEELALPKDVQRDPLKGFLEHVDLIVVTSGEKVTVEVPIQLTGDIAPDGMLDQQLIQVSLEVEATHIPQSVEVSVEGMVVGDAIHAKDLKLPTGATLDAEDDTLVLHVIAAPTAEQMEAELGEGEATEAGAETDGEGAAGEAKSEGDEE; from the coding sequence GTGTCCGAGGTAAGCATCGCCGCCGAGCCCCGCACCGAGTTCGGCAAGGGCCCTGCGCGGCGCACTCGCAGGGCCGGCAGGGTGCCCGCCGTTCTGTACGGCCATGGCACCGACCCCCGTCACATCTCGCTGCCGGGCCATGAGCTGATGCTCGCGCTGAAGTCCGCCAACGTGCTGCTGCGTCTGCAGGGGCTCGACGGCGGCGAGGAGCTGGCACTGCCCAAGGACGTCCAGCGTGACCCCCTCAAGGGCTTTCTCGAGCATGTCGACCTGATCGTCGTGACCAGCGGCGAGAAGGTCACCGTTGAGGTCCCGATCCAGCTGACCGGAGACATCGCGCCGGACGGCATGCTCGACCAGCAGCTCATCCAGGTCTCGCTCGAGGTCGAGGCGACCCACATCCCTCAGTCCGTCGAGGTGAGTGTCGAGGGCATGGTCGTGGGCGACGCCATCCACGCCAAGGACCTCAAGCTGCCCACCGGTGCGACGCTCGACGCGGAGGACGACACACTCGTCCTGCACGTCATCGCGGCACCGACGGCCGAGCAGATGGAGGCCGAGCTCGGTGAGGGCGAGGCAACCGAGGCCGGTGCCGAGACCGACGGTGAAGGCGCCGCCGGCGAGGCCAAGTCCGAGGGTGACGAGGAGTAA
- the glmU gene encoding bifunctional UDP-N-acetylglucosamine diphosphorylase/glucosamine-1-phosphate N-acetyltransferase GlmU yields the protein MSPSRPAAVIVLAAGEGTRMKSRKVPKVLHELCGRSMVGHVLAAARDLKPQRLIAVVGHDRDKVIAHLAEVEPDALPVTQAEQNGTGHAVRMVLEAVGAIEGTVLVLNGDAPLLRGDVLHELLATHEREGNAATILTADVPDPTGYGRMIRAGDGSVSAIVEEKDASADERAITEINIGMYAFDGGLLGAALGKVTTDNVKGEEYLTDVVTILRDSGHRVGGALDRRWTGPLGVNDRVQLAEARRLMNDRVLETHMRAGVTIVDPGSTWIDVQVTLEADALIKPGTQLHGTTHIAAGAEVGPGCTLTDTAVGEDAVVVNAVCDGAEIGPEVSVGPYAYLRPGTKLGRKAKAGTYVEMKNAVVGAGSKVPHLSYVGDAEIGEGSNIGAACVFVNYDGVEKRKSVVGDHVKVGSDNMLVAPVNIGDGAYTAAGSVITNDVPPGAMAVARSRQRNVEGWVERRRAGTPSAEAARRAQEQQSERGD from the coding sequence ATGAGCCCAAGCCGCCCTGCTGCCGTAATCGTCCTCGCCGCCGGCGAGGGCACCCGGATGAAGTCCCGCAAGGTCCCGAAGGTCCTGCACGAACTCTGCGGCCGCAGCATGGTGGGGCACGTCCTCGCCGCGGCGCGTGATCTCAAGCCCCAGCGGCTCATCGCGGTCGTCGGCCACGACCGCGACAAGGTGATCGCGCATCTCGCCGAGGTCGAGCCGGACGCGCTGCCGGTCACCCAGGCCGAGCAGAACGGCACCGGGCACGCCGTACGAATGGTCCTGGAGGCCGTCGGCGCGATCGAGGGCACCGTCCTGGTGCTCAACGGGGACGCACCCCTGCTGCGCGGCGACGTCCTCCACGAGCTGCTCGCGACGCACGAGCGTGAAGGCAACGCCGCGACGATCCTGACCGCCGACGTGCCCGACCCGACGGGCTACGGCCGCATGATCCGTGCGGGTGACGGCTCGGTGAGCGCGATCGTCGAGGAGAAGGACGCCTCCGCGGACGAGCGCGCGATCACCGAGATCAACATCGGGATGTACGCCTTCGACGGCGGCCTCCTGGGCGCCGCCCTCGGCAAGGTGACCACGGACAACGTGAAGGGTGAGGAATACCTCACCGACGTCGTCACCATCCTTCGCGACTCCGGCCACCGCGTGGGCGGAGCGCTGGACCGGCGGTGGACCGGCCCGCTGGGGGTCAACGACCGGGTACAGCTCGCCGAGGCCCGGCGCCTGATGAACGATCGCGTCCTCGAGACCCACATGCGCGCCGGGGTCACGATCGTGGACCCGGGATCCACCTGGATCGACGTCCAGGTGACGCTGGAGGCGGACGCCCTCATCAAGCCGGGCACCCAGCTGCACGGCACCACGCACATCGCCGCCGGTGCCGAGGTCGGCCCCGGCTGCACGCTCACCGACACCGCGGTCGGCGAGGACGCGGTCGTCGTGAACGCCGTCTGCGACGGGGCCGAGATCGGCCCCGAGGTCAGCGTCGGCCCCTACGCCTACCTGCGGCCGGGTACGAAACTGGGCCGCAAGGCCAAGGCCGGCACGTACGTCGAGATGAAGAACGCCGTGGTCGGCGCCGGCAGCAAGGTCCCGCACCTCAGCTACGTCGGCGACGCGGAGATCGGCGAGGGCTCCAACATCGGTGCCGCCTGCGTCTTCGTCAACTACGACGGCGTCGAGAAGCGCAAGAGCGTGGTCGGTGACCACGTGAAGGTCGGCAGCGACAACATGCTCGTCGCCCCGGTGAACATCGGCGACGGTGCCTACACGGCCGCCGGCTCGGTGATCACCAATGATGTGCCGCCGGGGGCGATGGCGGTGGCCCGTTCCCGTCAGCGTAACGTCGAGGGCTGGGTCGAGCGCAGGCGTGCTGGTACGCCCTCCGCCGAGGCGGCGCGCCGTGCCCAAGAACAGCAGAGCGAGCGGGGGGACTGA
- a CDS encoding ABC-F family ATP-binding cassette domain-containing protein: MNLINVEGLSKTYGPVPLLEGVSLGVAAADRVGIVGRNGDGKSTLVSLLAGRIEPDSGRVTRTRETRIGYLTQRDEFPADATVRSLVFGDRAEHDWAGDARARDILAGLLPSVSLDAPVAGMSGGERRRVALARQLVPETDLLMLDEPTNHLDIEAIAWLAGHLKDRTLIVVTHDRWFLDEVTDRTWEVADGQVHRYEGGYSAYVLAKAERARIAASTEEKRQNLLRKELAWLRRGPQARSTKPKFRVDAANALIADEPPVRDSVELIRFATARLGKTVYDVEDVTVQLGDRTLFEHLTWQLGPGDRVGLVGVNGSGKTTLLRLLEGAVRPRAGRVITGKTVRLAHLSQELAELDPARRVLETVEEVKQRITLGKREFTAGQMLERFGFRGDAQWTPVGDLSGGERRRLQLLRLLMAEPNVLLLDEPTNDLDIETLTELEDLLDGWPGSLVLVSHDRYFLERVSDHVVALLGDGGLRMLPGGVEEYLQRRRRTPEPAPVSAAAAQPKVAKNAWQAKKDLDRLERRIERLGEREAELHDLMTSHATDHEKLLALDAELRTVRTEREEIEEQWLLLADDDA; the protein is encoded by the coding sequence GTGAATCTGATCAATGTTGAAGGTCTCAGCAAGACATACGGGCCGGTTCCGCTGCTCGAGGGCGTGTCCCTCGGGGTCGCGGCCGCGGACCGTGTCGGCATCGTGGGCCGTAACGGTGACGGTAAGTCCACCCTGGTGTCTCTGCTCGCCGGGCGGATCGAGCCCGACTCCGGGCGTGTCACCCGCACGCGGGAGACACGCATCGGTTATCTCACCCAGCGCGACGAGTTCCCCGCCGACGCGACGGTGCGCTCGCTGGTGTTCGGTGATCGTGCGGAGCACGACTGGGCGGGCGACGCTCGTGCCAGGGACATCCTCGCCGGGCTGTTGCCCAGTGTGTCCCTCGACGCCCCGGTGGCCGGCATGTCCGGTGGCGAGCGGCGGCGGGTGGCGCTGGCCCGGCAGTTGGTTCCCGAGACCGACCTGCTGATGCTGGACGAGCCGACCAACCACCTCGACATCGAGGCGATCGCCTGGCTCGCCGGGCATCTGAAGGACCGCACGCTCATCGTCGTCACGCACGACCGGTGGTTTCTCGACGAGGTGACCGACCGGACGTGGGAGGTGGCCGACGGGCAGGTCCATCGTTACGAGGGTGGCTACTCCGCGTACGTCCTGGCCAAGGCCGAGCGTGCGCGCATCGCCGCGTCCACCGAGGAAAAGCGGCAGAACCTCCTCCGTAAGGAGCTGGCGTGGTTGCGGCGCGGGCCGCAGGCGCGTTCGACCAAGCCCAAGTTCCGGGTCGACGCGGCCAACGCCCTGATCGCCGACGAGCCGCCGGTGCGCGACAGCGTGGAGCTCATCCGGTTCGCCACCGCACGGCTCGGTAAGACGGTGTACGACGTCGAGGACGTGACCGTCCAGCTCGGCGACCGCACTCTCTTCGAGCACCTGACCTGGCAGCTCGGCCCCGGTGACCGGGTCGGCCTCGTCGGCGTCAACGGCAGCGGGAAGACCACCCTGCTGCGGCTGCTCGAAGGCGCCGTACGGCCGCGGGCGGGCCGGGTGATCACGGGCAAGACCGTACGGCTCGCACATCTGTCCCAGGAGCTCGCCGAGCTCGATCCGGCCCGGCGTGTGCTGGAGACGGTCGAAGAGGTCAAGCAGCGCATCACCCTGGGCAAGAGGGAGTTCACCGCAGGCCAGATGCTGGAACGCTTCGGCTTCCGTGGCGACGCGCAGTGGACTCCGGTCGGTGACCTGTCGGGCGGCGAGCGGCGGCGACTGCAACTGCTGCGCCTGCTGATGGCCGAGCCCAACGTCCTGCTGCTCGACGAGCCGACCAACGACCTGGACATCGAGACCCTCACCGAGCTGGAGGACCTGCTCGACGGCTGGCCGGGCTCGCTGGTGCTGGTCAGCCACGACCGCTACTTCCTCGAACGCGTCAGCGACCACGTCGTCGCGCTGCTCGGCGACGGCGGCCTGCGGATGCTGCCCGGGGGAGTCGAGGAATACCTCCAGCGGCGTCGCCGTACTCCCGAGCCGGCGCCCGTATCCGCCGCCGCTGCCCAGCCGAAGGTCGCCAAGAACGCCTGGCAGGCCAAGAAGGACCTCGACCGCCTCGAACGCCGGATCGAACGCCTCGGCGAGCGTGAGGCGGAGCTGCACGACCTGATGACCTCGCATGCCACCGACCACGAAAAGCTGCTCGCTCTCGACGCCGAGCTGAGGACCGTACGCACCGAACGCGAGGAGATCGAGGAGCAGTGGCTCCTGCTCGCCGACGACGACGCGTGA
- a CDS encoding MarR family winged helix-turn-helix transcriptional regulator: MEDEVDRLVAAWRTERPDLDTEPLHVLSRVSRLARHLDRARRAAFTAHDMESWEFDVLTALRRAGPPYELSPGRLLRATLVTSGTMTNRIDRLETAGLVRRSPDPLDKRGVLVRLTDAGRTRVDAAFDDLVERERDLLGSLTPDDRRTLAGLLRSLLVPFDADPTG; the protein is encoded by the coding sequence GTGGAGGACGAGGTCGATCGCCTGGTCGCGGCCTGGCGCACGGAGCGGCCAGATCTCGACACTGAGCCCCTGCATGTCCTCAGCCGCGTCTCGCGGCTGGCCCGGCACCTCGACCGCGCGCGGCGCGCGGCGTTCACGGCGCACGACATGGAGTCCTGGGAGTTCGACGTCCTGACCGCGCTACGGCGTGCCGGACCACCCTACGAGCTCAGCCCCGGAAGACTCCTCCGCGCCACGCTGGTCACCTCCGGCACCATGACCAACCGCATCGACCGTCTGGAGACCGCCGGACTGGTCCGGCGCAGCCCCGACCCGCTGGACAAACGCGGCGTGCTCGTACGGCTGACCGACGCCGGGCGTACGCGCGTCGACGCCGCCTTCGACGACCTGGTCGAACGCGAACGCGATCTGCTCGGCTCCCTCACCCCCGACGACCGCCGAACACTCGCCGGACTCCTCCGCTCCCTACTCGTCCCCTTCGACGCCGACCCCACCGGCTGA
- a CDS encoding acyl-CoA desaturase: protein MTVAPVGTSSAPPRPQARPEIELTPKGNFEKVLMGIFIAVPLLAVVAAVPFAWGWGLGWTDLAIMFVFYAISGLGVTVGYHRHFTHGSFKAKRPLRIAMAIAGGLSIEMSVIDWVAVHRRHHKYSDQENDPHSPWRFGTDWRALTKGLYWAHMGWLFDSARTSPDKFCPDLVADKDMKKISRFFPGLVAISLLLPAALDGLITMSWWGVLTGFFWGSLVRISLLHHVTWSINSICHVMGEEEFEARDKSRNVWWLAIPSFGESWHNLHHADPTCARHGVLKGQLDSSARTIWAFEKLGWAWDVRWPNADRLASKQIS from the coding sequence ATGACCGTAGCCCCGGTAGGAACATCGTCCGCCCCTCCCAGGCCACAAGCCAGGCCCGAGATCGAACTCACGCCCAAGGGCAACTTCGAGAAGGTCCTGATGGGCATCTTCATCGCGGTTCCGCTCCTCGCCGTGGTGGCGGCCGTACCTTTCGCGTGGGGCTGGGGCCTGGGCTGGACCGACCTGGCGATCATGTTCGTCTTCTACGCCATCTCCGGCCTCGGGGTCACCGTCGGATACCACCGGCACTTCACGCACGGCTCGTTCAAGGCAAAGCGCCCGCTGCGCATCGCGATGGCCATCGCCGGCGGCCTGTCGATCGAGATGAGCGTCATCGACTGGGTGGCCGTACACCGGCGCCACCACAAGTACTCCGACCAGGAGAACGACCCGCACTCGCCCTGGCGCTTCGGCACCGACTGGCGTGCGCTCACCAAGGGCCTTTACTGGGCCCACATGGGCTGGCTGTTCGACAGCGCGCGTACCTCCCCGGACAAGTTCTGCCCCGACCTGGTCGCCGACAAGGACATGAAGAAGATCAGCCGCTTCTTCCCCGGCCTGGTGGCCATCTCGCTGCTGCTCCCCGCCGCGCTCGACGGCCTGATCACCATGTCGTGGTGGGGCGTCCTCACCGGCTTCTTCTGGGGCTCGCTCGTACGGATCAGCCTCCTCCACCACGTCACGTGGTCCATCAACTCGATCTGCCACGTCATGGGCGAGGAGGAGTTCGAGGCACGGGACAAGTCCCGCAACGTGTGGTGGCTTGCGATCCCGTCCTTCGGCGAGTCCTGGCACAACCTGCACCACGCCGACCCGACCTGCGCCCGGCACGGCGTGCTCAAGGGCCAGCTCGACAGCAGCGCCCGTACGATCTGGGCCTTCGAGAAGCTCGGCTGGGCGTGGGACGTACGGTGGCCGAACGCCGACCGGCTGGCCTCGAAGCAGATATCGTAA
- a CDS encoding ribose-phosphate diphosphokinase, translated as MTGIKTTGEKKLMLFSGRAYPELAEEVAEALGVEPTPTSAYDFANGETFVRFNESVRGSDAFVLQSHTAPINQWIMEQLIMVDALKRASAKRITVVAPFFGYARQDKKHRGREPISARLMADLFKTAGADRLMVVDLHTAQIQGFFDGPVDHLFALPILTDYIKEKLDTDSVSVVAPDAGRVRVAERWSDELGGAPMAIIHKRRSPDVANEVKVFDVVGEVKDRTCVVVDDMIDTGGTIVKAAEALFEVGAAKVVVAATHGVLSGPAVDRLKNSRISEVVLTNTLPIPDNKRFDKLTVQSIAPLLARAISEVFSDGSVTSLFGGHS; from the coding sequence GTGACCGGGATCAAGACCACGGGTGAGAAGAAGCTGATGCTCTTCTCGGGCCGTGCCTACCCCGAACTGGCCGAAGAGGTGGCCGAGGCGCTCGGCGTCGAGCCGACGCCCACCTCGGCGTACGACTTCGCGAACGGTGAGACCTTCGTACGCTTCAACGAGTCGGTACGCGGCTCCGATGCGTTCGTACTACAGAGTCACACCGCGCCGATCAATCAGTGGATCATGGAACAGCTGATCATGGTGGACGCGCTCAAGCGCGCGTCGGCCAAGCGGATCACCGTGGTCGCACCGTTCTTCGGCTATGCGCGGCAGGACAAGAAGCACCGGGGCCGTGAGCCGATCTCGGCCCGGCTGATGGCCGACCTCTTCAAGACCGCGGGTGCCGACCGGCTGATGGTCGTCGACCTGCACACCGCGCAGATCCAGGGCTTCTTCGACGGCCCGGTGGACCATCTGTTCGCGCTGCCGATCCTTACCGACTACATCAAGGAAAAGCTCGACACCGACAGCGTCTCCGTGGTCGCGCCCGACGCGGGACGCGTACGCGTGGCGGAGCGCTGGAGCGACGAGCTCGGCGGCGCCCCGATGGCGATCATCCACAAGCGGCGCAGTCCCGACGTCGCCAACGAGGTCAAGGTCTTCGACGTCGTCGGTGAGGTCAAGGACCGCACGTGCGTCGTGGTCGACGACATGATCGACACCGGTGGCACGATCGTGAAGGCGGCCGAGGCGCTGTTCGAGGTGGGCGCGGCCAAGGTGGTCGTCGCCGCCACACACGGTGTGCTGTCGGGCCCCGCGGTCGACCGGCTGAAGAACTCCCGTATCTCCGAGGTGGTTCTCACCAACACCCTCCCGATACCGGACAACAAGCGTTTCGACAAGCTGACGGTGCAGTCCATCGCCCCGCTGCTCGCCCGAGCGATCAGTGAGGTGTTCAGCGACGGCTCCGTGACCAGCCTGTTCGGCGGTCACAGCTGA
- a CDS encoding amidase — MTIWLERFTTHGDGPRLAVKDAIDVAGSPTTLACPVISDQATPAEHDAPVVAAARAAGARIVGKTNLTELCRAADGVNPWTGTPENPLDAERVPGGSSSGSAVAVALDEADVALGTDTGGSVRVPAACCGIVGLKTTHGRVPLQGVFPLAPSLDTIGPLGRDIAAVTLGMSLIEAGFTLDPYDSGVMIGRLRPVGTIVAPELDAAVDAALDAAGLIFSDEPADCWPAALVAGNTLILGEGYREHRSLLAYPDRMSDRIRRRIERGERVTDGTLDEAYATRTALREYLAKLFERYPLLALPTISQPPPRLGVERDVDLTALTLPFNVSGDPALALPIPVEGWDLPGSLQLVAPANEEGRLLAAGALIEAALR; from the coding sequence GTGACGATCTGGCTGGAGAGGTTCACCACGCACGGCGACGGGCCCCGGCTCGCCGTCAAGGACGCCATCGACGTCGCCGGGTCTCCGACGACGCTGGCCTGCCCGGTCATCAGTGACCAGGCCACGCCCGCCGAACACGACGCCCCCGTGGTCGCCGCCGCCCGCGCGGCCGGCGCCCGTATCGTCGGCAAGACCAACCTGACCGAGCTGTGCCGCGCCGCCGACGGCGTCAACCCCTGGACCGGCACGCCGGAGAACCCCCTCGACGCGGAGCGGGTGCCGGGAGGTTCGTCCAGCGGCTCCGCGGTGGCGGTCGCGCTGGACGAGGCGGATGTCGCACTCGGCACCGATACGGGCGGATCCGTACGCGTCCCGGCGGCGTGCTGCGGGATCGTGGGTCTCAAGACCACGCATGGACGTGTGCCCCTCCAGGGGGTCTTTCCGCTGGCGCCGTCACTGGACACGATCGGGCCGCTCGGTCGAGACATCGCCGCCGTGACGCTCGGCATGTCGCTGATCGAGGCCGGCTTCACCCTGGACCCGTACGACTCCGGCGTGATGATCGGCCGGCTGCGGCCGGTGGGAACGATCGTCGCGCCCGAACTGGACGCCGCCGTCGACGCCGCACTCGATGCCGCGGGCCTGATCTTCTCCGACGAACCGGCCGACTGCTGGCCGGCGGCGCTCGTGGCGGGCAACACCCTGATCCTCGGCGAGGGCTACCGGGAGCACCGGAGCCTGCTCGCGTACCCCGACCGCATGAGCGACCGGATCCGCCGCCGCATCGAGCGCGGTGAGCGGGTCACCGACGGGACACTCGACGAGGCGTACGCGACCCGCACGGCGCTGCGGGAGTACCTCGCCAAGCTCTTCGAGCGGTACCCGCTGCTGGCCCTGCCAACGATCTCGCAACCGCCGCCACGTCTCGGCGTCGAACGCGACGTGGACCTCACCGCGCTGACCTTGCCGTTCAACGTGTCGGGCGACCCGGCGCTGGCCCTGCCGATTCCGGTGGAGGGGTGGGACCTGCCGGGCTCACTGCAACTCGTCGCGCCGGCGAACGAAGAGGGCCGGTTGCTGGCCGCCGGAGCGCTGATCGAGGCGGCACTGCGCTGA
- a CDS encoding methyltransferase domain-containing protein, whose amino-acid sequence MSRDIWNPQQYRAYASHRARPFFELLSRVDVNAPTYVVDLGCGPGERTADLAARWPGAVIEGVDNSTQMITEARRMLLERSESRLGTADAGVVESDADNAGVERAEEAESPVGARDVGRRPRDGGSGRGATPDPAGAEAGVLSGSPVGGLADAGVGTGPDVETSPGSGHQDGGLGGLGGLGDLGGLGDAGGGLRFSVSDLAEWLPERPVDVIFSNAALQWVPGHQKLLPRWVEALSPEGRLAFSMPGNFDAPSHRILRELCDSARWRDRLGKVNRHNIVGDPADYFELLSDLGCDVDAWETTYLQVLHGTDPVLEWMKGTALRPALDALPEEGEREEFLAELTLLLRDAYPPGPHGTLFPFRRIFVVAGRPGTTPTAARSS is encoded by the coding sequence ATGTCAAGAGATATTTGGAACCCGCAACAGTACCGCGCGTACGCCTCCCATCGCGCCCGCCCGTTCTTCGAACTGCTCAGCCGGGTCGACGTGAACGCCCCCACGTACGTGGTCGACCTGGGCTGCGGCCCGGGCGAACGAACCGCCGACCTGGCCGCCCGCTGGCCGGGAGCCGTCATCGAGGGAGTCGACAACTCCACCCAGATGATCACGGAGGCCCGGCGAATGCTCCTTGAGCGCTCTGAGTCTCGCCTGGGCACGGCGGATGCCGGTGTTGTCGAGTCGGACGCGGACAATGCCGGGGTGGAGCGGGCAGAAGAAGCGGAGAGCCCGGTCGGTGCGCGCGATGTCGGCCGGCGTCCTCGGGATGGTGGCTCTGGTCGAGGCGCGACGCCTGATCCGGCCGGGGCGGAAGCTGGGGTGTTGTCGGGTTCACCGGTGGGCGGGCTTGCAGATGCCGGAGTAGGTACGGGGCCCGATGTCGAGACGTCACCTGGGTCCGGTCACCAGGATGGTGGCCTCGGTGGCCTCGGTGGCCTCGGTGACCTCGGTGGCCTCGGGGATGCAGGGGGTGGACTGCGGTTCTCGGTTAGCGATCTTGCCGAGTGGCTGCCGGAGCGGCCGGTCGACGTGATCTTTTCCAATGCCGCCCTGCAGTGGGTACCCGGCCACCAGAAGCTACTGCCGCGGTGGGTGGAGGCTCTTTCCCCGGAAGGCCGGCTGGCGTTCAGCATGCCTGGGAATTTCGACGCCCCGAGCCACCGCATACTCCGGGAACTGTGCGATTCCGCGCGCTGGCGGGACCGGCTCGGCAAGGTGAACCGTCACAACATCGTCGGGGACCCCGCCGACTACTTCGAGCTGCTGAGCGACCTGGGGTGTGACGTCGACGCCTGGGAGACGACCTACCTTCAGGTGCTGCACGGCACCGACCCGGTACTCGAATGGATGAAGGGCACCGCGCTGCGCCCCGCCCTGGACGCCCTGCCCGAGGAGGGGGAACGCGAGGAGTTCCTCGCCGAACTGACACTCCTGCTCAGAGATGCCTATCCACCCGGCCCGCACGGCACGCTCTTCCCGTTCCGCCGCATCTTCGTCGTCGCGGGCCGGCCGGGCACCACGCCCACCGCCGCCCGATCCTCATAG
- a CDS encoding VOC family protein, which yields MTLLAGIHHVQLAAPHGAEARMRDFYVGILGLAEVPKPPVLAARGGIWFAAQGIQIHIGVEDGFRPARKAHPGILVRDLGAMAQRLRAAGHEIRPDDLLPGFRRFYVDDPVGNRLELLEPVA from the coding sequence ATGACTCTGCTGGCCGGTATTCATCACGTGCAGCTTGCCGCGCCCCATGGCGCCGAGGCGCGGATGCGTGACTTCTACGTTGGGATCCTCGGGCTCGCCGAGGTGCCCAAGCCTCCCGTGCTCGCCGCGCGGGGAGGTATCTGGTTCGCGGCGCAGGGGATCCAGATCCACATCGGTGTCGAGGACGGCTTTCGGCCGGCGCGTAAGGCGCATCCCGGCATTCTTGTTCGCGATCTCGGGGCCATGGCGCAGCGGCTCCGGGCGGCAGGTCATGAGATACGGCCCGACGACCTGCTGCCCGGATTTCGGCGCTTCTACGTTGATGACCCCGTCGGCAACCGGCTGGAGCTACTCGAGCCGGTCGCCTGA
- a CDS encoding DUF6317 family protein: protein MSGYDVIFDDLVKASAEFSKQGEAYANLMPHKPACPAGGDDAIDKMLNVTLQALYEMHTVLAQSISAHAYKLDYAHRHYSKVERDVFDHIVEAPRPEY from the coding sequence GTGAGTGGTTACGACGTCATCTTCGACGATCTGGTAAAAGCATCTGCTGAATTCTCGAAACAGGGTGAGGCATACGCGAACTTGATGCCGCACAAGCCGGCCTGCCCGGCGGGCGGTGATGATGCGATCGATAAGATGCTCAATGTGACGCTTCAAGCCCTGTATGAGATGCATACAGTGCTCGCTCAGTCGATAAGCGCGCATGCCTATAAGTTGGACTATGCTCATCGCCACTACTCGAAGGTCGAACGAGACGTGTTCGACCACATTGTAGAAGCGCCGCGGCCGGAATACTGA